tttaaacaaaaaagtgTGATTGCAGTAGTTATATTATCCAATCAGATGTGATGATGTATTTTTTCTATATTGCATGTGgtgtacaaaaatttttttttaaatcctaaCCATCCGTGGGCATTTTAATAACCCAATTTGCAATATTATATGAAAATAGAAGTAAAAATATGTATCATAATCAGAAAACCTGCTCTGCTTGCGCATTGGAAGTCTACACCAGTTCTGtcaaattacaaaaataaatactgaaaaaaattcGACAAGCTTCCATGCATAACAGGATATTCACAGTTATCTACTTATCTCCTCTCTCAAGAGGTGCTTTGAGATGCCCAAACTATGCAGATGCTGCGCGATTTTAAACATATTTTTATTCCAGGAAGGCGCACAGGAAAAGAAAAATCTATAAATTCCCGGCCCCTTATCCTCCTCGCAGTCTCTTCTTTTTCCCTCCAGACATGGTTTTGCTCTTAGCACAACTCGTTGCTGCGAGGAAAAGAATAACCAAATAAAACGCTCAAAAGTCGAATTTTTGATCCCTACGCTCCAATAGTCCTCCCCAATTTGATCCTCTGAAGCTCCCAAAACCCCAACTCGGATCGAATCCAGACATCTCTTCTCtccaatttttataaaaaatggcCTCATCCCGGCTTCCCATTCCCACGGCCAAGACCACTCCCTTGCTCTCCCATAAAATTCTCCCCTCGGAGAGAAATTTCTGCTGGAGAACTGGGATAGGAACTGGTTTTGCCGGTCGGAAGCCCCGCCCAACGTATGATGATTTCATGGCGAGCACCGCCTCTTGTGGCCGTGCGAGAAGGCAGCGTGTCGGTGTTGTGAGGGCTTCTCTGGGTGGCCTCCTGGGCGGGCTTTTCAAGGGAACCGATACCGGTGAGGCCGCGAGGCAGCGATACTCGGAGACCGTGGCTTTGATCAATAGGTTAGAGCCGGAGATGTCTCGGCTCTCAGATTCGGAGCTGAGGGAGAGGACGTCAGTTTTGAAGGAGCGAGCACAGAATAATGAGTCCCTCGACTCTCTTCTTCCAGTAAGTTTATTCCTATccacctctccttcttccccgtTCAATAAAGATTCTTACTGTTTTCATTTGCTATGATGGTATTGTTATATGTCTTTGTTTTTGGCTTTTCTAAATCTAGAGGTTCCTAGAGTTTGTATCTAAATGTGGTCTATATAGAATTCAGAACTGCTGCTTGATGTAGTATACACCCAGGGAAGCTCATGAGAACATGTGAAACATAAATGGTTCTGCATGCAAACTAAGGATGGCTACATCTCTCTACGAAAATTTCATGAAACTGGAGTGAATAAATGCAAATGAATTGGTTGGAACCATAACTATGTCTACTTCTGAAATTACAGCCTTCATACTGAACTACTGCTGCTATTTGCATAATTTATCATTGACATTACCATGTCTTCATAGATAAGAGCAAGAATTACTTTCACTTACCAAAGATGATTCTCTGTTATCAGGAAGCATTCGCTGTCGTGAGAGAAGCTTCAAAGAGAGTTTTAGGCCTTCGTCCTTTTGATGTTCAATTAATAGGTACTGTTTtcatttttcattctttttctttgaatatcTATCTGGTTCTCTTTCCTGACTTGTTTCATAAGCATATTTTAAGATGCTCTATGGTTTTTATAAGACTGCATTTTGTGAGCATGTTCAGGGATCAGATACATGACCCAAAATGGAACTTCCCCAATGCATAATCTTTCCTAGTCTGAAAAATGATAGGAGATTGGTCCCACATATCATTTATTCTCAACTCTGTCCTTTCATTCTTTTCATTGGTCAAAGATCATAATGGCCATTTAGCATTCACAGGATTCAGGGCCCTCAACAAAGAGAAATAACCTTCTTCAAATATATATTTCCTCGAGGCACAAATGCATGGATCAGTACTTTTTTCTGGAAATAATTCTAttcctgagaattttggaggttcCCATCCCTGATCTTATTTTTCTATCACTTTAAAATGCGAACAACGTGAAATTTGTCATTGTATTGATATCCCTTACACCTCACACTTGCTCCTGTTCCTGATCCTAGATTTTAATCTTTGAAAAAGATAGTCTTAGGCTTCTCTCATATGTTCAAAAAGCCTTAAATCGATATGCTTATTCCTTAATCGACGtgaggattgattttctttcacAGTATAGATGAATTCTCTCAGGAGAGAAAAATGGATTATACTATTCAAAAACCTCCTCAATCGTGAAGAAGCCTCCCTATCTATCTTCAATAGTGAAAATCGAGTCTGTTTGCTGATTTTAGCTTCTTGGGTTCCTAAAAGGTGATAGAATCAAATAAAATTAGTTCTTGTCAGGTTATTACAATTGAGTCTAGCACAATCATTATGCTTCTTTTTTTGCACCATGTTTGGTTTGGGGGTTCATTTTCTTTCAATGTTGGAATGCCTATGCTTTCTCCTTTTCTGGTGGAATCTTGATGGGATAGCTTCCTTATGACTTAAGCCGTATGCGGCAACttgatttcaattttttagaTACATACATACTTTCCATCTGTCCTTGAACACATGATCAAATATCCTACATTCAAATACTAATGTGCATATGGATAACACTGACCTGGCCATGGATAGAATTCCTTGTTCCATGTATATTCCATCAATTTATTGGACTCTTGTGCCATCATATAAATGGCATATGATGTGCCTTTAACATGTGTGCTCTTATTCTTCGCAAGGAGCTTCTATTTCACAATTTGTACACCTGTGCTGTGTAAATTCATCCATGGATCCATGAGACATACTTCGCTCTAATGGACATATATTGATGATGCTAAGTATCATGCACAGCTCTTGATCATATCTTCAACTACACAATCAAACGACAGATATGGGTAAATCGATGAATGTTATAGTAAATTAAAAATGAGAAATCAGTTTATCCTCTCCATTCAAATTATGCATGACCTATTTACAAAATACCTTTGCAACTTGTAAGGCAACATGCACTTAATTATTTGTTTCATCAATTCTGGTTATAGGCCACTCACAACTGAGAGTGAAAATGAGGCAACCTCCTATTATGTGGTGACATCTTTTGGCGGTCTCTTCATTAGACCAAAGTTTCAAATATTCtcttcaaggttttaaatcccgtgggacaaAGGTGTCTCGGGTTTTTCATGGAATGGGTCATCTCACTGTCCTGTCCCATCTCGACAATCGTCTCAGTCATGCATCCTGGTGGATATCCTCCATCTTCCTCCCTttgttcctttctttctttttttctttcttccttcttttcttttttttcgtctacctttctttctttcctttcttttttatttctttttcatctctcttcctttttttttaatttttctttttctttcttttcttttttttttatcttttcttttttttcttctttcctcttttttcttctctccctgcATGAATGGATTTCAAAGTCCCGAGCCCATCCCAGTCTCATTTTCTCACAAGAATGGGACGGGACGGCCAGGATGCCCCCCATCCTGCTGGGACATAAAATCTTGATTCTCTTGCCTTATAAACCCTAAATTATAGTTGAAATAGTCGATGAAGCCTGAGATGCATATTCTTTCTATACTGCCTCCAGGCCACCTATTCCCCACCCCATGTGAGGGGTGCTCCCCCTTCATCTGACACTTGATTAATTAAGGATCCATTGTTTATTTGAGGCAGATCAATCCAACTAATGCCTTCACTTTTATCCTTAAAAGCCAAACCTGCTAATCAATGTGTTTTGGTTTATTCAACTCTCCATTCGTACAGACCCTTGAGTCAAAAATATGTTGCTATTTGTTATCCTGCAGTTGACTGAATGAATTGGTAAACAATCCTTTAACTGCTTTTGGTTAAATACATATTGTTTAATGCTTATACTTTGCATTTTTGACACGTGTAGGTGGGATAGTTCTTCACAAGGGGGAGATAACAGAAATGAGGACCGGAGAAGGAAAAACTCTTGTTGCTGTATTGCCCGCTTATTTGAATGCATTAAGTGGGAAAGGAGTGCATGTTGTTACTGTGAATGATTACCTTGCCCGACGTGATTgtgaatgggttggtcaagttccacGATTTTTAGGACTGCAGGTTGGGCTAATCCAACGTATGTCACATCCTTTGAGTCATGCATGCTTATGCTCCAACTCTCTCATTTCTCCATTTTGGAGAACTTTAACATCTTAATCAAGATGAAGTTTTAGAACTTTACAATGGTCAACAATCAGCTCCCTTCCTgtcctatttttcttttcatgtaTATTTATGTTGATTATCAGATAGCTTGTGTCTATATGCTTATATTATTGTTATTTGTTTACTCTGGTGAGCATTTAAGCTTCGATACTGAGGAGTTGCATTGTCAGCATCATCCGGAAAATGGAGAGTAATTTGTGATCTAAGTGAAGGGAATGGACTATGAAAACACAGGTAAAAGAATAGTTTTGTAAAGACACCAAGATGGTCTCAGGTGTGCTTGCTTCGGCTTTAACCAATGCGACCAATGcttgaacccaattggatttGGATCTTGTAAGACTCCGGCCCAGCCCAGTCCAATGACATTGATGTATCATGTATCTTCTAGACTGGAGACTCTAGCCACCTTGGTTGACCCTTTCTGGAAATGGATCTGGTCATAACTAAATTTTAACTCAAATTAAGTGGGCTTTGGTCTGGTTTCTGAGCAAATTCTTAGTAGATCTTGATTTATGCAACTATAGGTGTGACATACAattatttttaattgaattattttattttttattttttgcatataGGACCCTGATTTATCACATTTGTGTGAAATCCTCCACTATGCATGTATACAAAATGACACAAGAAAATCtttgataattcaaataaaatcctAGTCTCATTAGCTCCACTTCTGTTATATGGAAGTTGACCCAGGGTGATGGTTTGTGGGAAGCAAAAGACAGTCTCATCTCTACCATTGGTTGTCTtagtttttatttgaaatatctgCATATAAACCTTACATTTTCATGAAATTGCATATAGAGGTTCAACATAAAATGGAAATAAGTTAGGCTACATAAGTGAGGGCAGGGGTAGAACTGCATTTTTGAAGCCATAATAATTTTAACCATAGCCCCTAGTCAAATTTTGTATAGCGAGGCAGAGTTAACAGAAAAGGGTGTTTGAAATGATAAGAGGTTTTATTGTGATGTTTTGTAGATATGAAAGTGCTTTCCAAAAATGTGTGCCTATATGGGCTGTCTTATGTGGTTGTTATATATATTGTATTCGTTTAGTACCTAGAGAGATACTACAAAAAATTGTTATCAGTGGATCTGAAAGTTGTTTACTTTTGTTTATTGTTGTTTGTGATGAATAGCCATTTAACCTCAATCCTTTTTTTGGTTGAAACACCAaaccctttctttttctttttctttttttgtggaAATATCAATCCCTTTCTATGTGTATCTACTTTTTCATATGGAGTGTTCCTTAAGGACCTAGTGAGGTGCTACAAACATTTGTTTTCCATGTAGTCATATGCTCTTTATTTTTGGTTATTATTTTTCGTTATGAATAATTATTTAACATGGATTCCCCATTTTTGTGGAAACATCAATCCCTTTCTATGTGTCTCTTTTTGGCAGAGAACATGTCAAGTGAGCAAAGGAGAGAGAATTACTTATGTGACATAACATATGTCACAAACAGTGAGCTTGGTTTTGATTATCTAAGAGACAACCTTGCTATGGTAACTTTTGTTTTAGCTTCAATTTTCAAATCACTAAACTTTCCCTTATTTCCATTTATATTTTTTGCTTATCCATTTTCTTATACTGGCAATGACTTGTATGTTGAGACTTACCCTGACAAATGTTTGACATTTTTGTATTTGCAGAGCATTGAGGAGCTTGTCTTGAGGGATTTCAATTACTGTGTGATTGATGAAGTTGATTCTATTCTTATTGATGAAGCAAGAACACCTTTGATCATCTCTGGACCTGCTGAGAAGCCAAGTGATCGGTACTACAAGGCAGCAAAGATTGCAACAGCTTTTGAGCGAGATATTCATTACACTGTAGGAAATGGAGCATGATGTGACTCTTGATCTCTAATATAATTTAGTTTCTTTAGTATATTAATCCAATAATTCTTCCAAACTTCCATATTTTATCTCAGTCATTTGAAACATAGTGAAAAATAAGGCTTACCTTGATAACATGTTGATATTTGAATATTGTTGAATAACTGGGTGAAGGTATTTACTAGTATCGTGTATTCTATGGTTTCCATTTCAGGTTGATGAAAAGCAGAAAACTGTTTTACTTACAGAGCAAGGTTATGAGGATGCAGAGGAAATACTGGACATAAAAGATCTATATGACCCCCGTGAACAATGGGCTTCATATGTTCTAAATGCAATCAAAGCAAAGGAACTCTTCCTTAGAGATGTGAACTACATTGTTCGTGGCAAGGAAGTACTCATCGTGGATGAGTTCACTGGTCGAGTTATGCAAGTGAGTAAAAGATTGTTCTTGTGAAGATCTATCTATGATTCGAAAATCCAGAGCTCTTGACTAAACTGACGTCTTCCTTATGTATGATGCATATGCCCAGTTTTAATAGACTATTCTTGTTGTTTAGTGGCATTCTAATGGTTTAGCTTTGTTAGAAAATTCCTAAGGATGGGCCTCTTGCTAGCTAATTTACCGAGTAAGTGATTGAGGGTGACCGATTCCTGTTATGTTCCAATGCAATGCAAAAAAATGGGGATTCTTACCATGGGCTGGATGCCAAGGACTGAAAAAGGGTGACCATGACATTTTAATGTTTTTTATAGTAATGCTAACCATTATGGATGCTATATGACACTCTATCTCCTTTCTTAATTTTCTAATGCTTAatccaaaatatatattattcaaagttTCAAACTACAGAAAATGATTAAAGAAACCTGAGTTGGCAATGCATCTGTGACTGTTCAGTAGAAAACAAGCGCTCCAAACTTGTAAGACTATGTCAGATATGCCTTATAATTTACAAGTATCATAATAAGCAATTACTTTGTCAAGCATTATGAGTTCCCTTGTGCTGCCTGTGGCATTCTGAGTGGATGATCCAAGATTTGTAAATACTATGTTGTTAAAATCAGTAGATAATATTGTCTTTATTTGTTTTGGTCTCGAAAACCACCAATGTTCTAAGTTCTAACCTTATCATGGTGCTTGGTGCTTAAGTGATTGAATTGTGATGTTTTCAGAATTTTCCCTTGCTCTTGAATCTTACATTCTAAAGGGGATATTTCTAAACAAAGGCATTCATATATGAGTCCTTATTGTTGTTTTTATAAACCACTCTCTTAGTTGTTACTCCATGTCTTCTGCTATGTCTTTCTTCTACAGATACTTGCCTTAACTGAAAACCCACTTTTCACTGTAATTTGCAGATTTCATAGCTTTTTATAAGTTCTCTAAAATCTTATTTTATGTTTTTTTCTATTTTGACAGGGCAGGCGATGGAGTGATGGTCTTCATCAGGCAGTTGAAGCAAAAGAAGGTTTGCCTATCCAGAATGAAACAGTGACACTTGCATCAATTAGCTACCAGAACTTCTTTCTTCAGGTGAGACTGGTATTCGTGTTTGTGTTCTTGTCTTGTGATGTCACCTGTGGAAGTTCCATGGAACATGTGGGGCCTAATTTGACTGTAGTAGGTACAAAAACTGGAAGGATCTGAACCCAAAACACCCCTATCAGCAGGAGATACAATTAATAGAATTTTATGCATGCTTGATATTTAAGTCAGTTTTGGCATCATTCCAGCTTTATAGAGTCTAACATTTGTTTATGTCAATTAGCAGTTTCCCAAACTTTGTGGTATGACTGGCACTGCAGCAACTGAAAGTACAGAGTTTGAGAGCATATACAAGCTGAAAGTTACTGTTGTTCCAACTAACAAACCAATGATAAGAAAGGTATCccttttttattttctgaaaaaaagGAATTCTGTTTATAAGGATGTAACACTTCTGAAATTGATAACTACTTGCTTCTCTGCTGGGTGGATTATGAATTTGGGTTGCAAATATCCAAAGTGGTTCAGTTAGCAGTTTGCTTTATTAAACATGGGCTACGGGGAAAAATGTTCTGCCATGGGTTGGTATACCTGATGCTCTAGTTTCTGACTTTCTTTATTGTGATGCAGCTGTCAAATGAGTAGTTGCCCAGTTTTTTCTGTACCGCTCCTTGTTAGCATTCTGCAAGATTTATATATGATTGCCTGGCTGGAATCTTTAGTTCATACTGCGTTATTTACTGGTTAAAGTGCAACTTCAGTTAGGTGTTCCCCTAATTCTAGGAAAGTTGATGCTTGCAGAATTTCCGGTAAAGGAAAATCCATGAAAAGCCACCTTTACTTTTGAAGGGTGAATAGATGCATatgatttagttttttttttttttttttttaaaaagaaaaaaagtttgaCATAAATATATGTTTAAAGTCTATAAAGaacataatatacttaattattCTGATAATGCATATAAAGATAAAATAAATGACAATAATGTAATAAGGATTGTGGGTTGGAGAAACAACAAGAATGGACAGGTAACCCGATGAACACAACGTTGCTGAGTGAGGAAGAACTGAATTCACTTGGTCAAGATGATTGAAATTTTGACTCTGAACAGCCAACAAAAGCAAAGATGTGCTCAAGCTTTGACTGGTTGATTGGTTAGTGAAAGATGCTAAAATGATATCAAAGAATAGGAATCAGAATCATGATCTTCATGGCTGCCACCGATAACTGTCTGTAGGAATGAAAAAAGGCATTCTAAAGGTGAAGTCTATGGTTTCTTACTTTGAGTTGATTGTTTGAAGTGAAAACAGGTAAATGGAGTTGTTAATGATTTTAGATGAAACTAGGGCATGTGTTGGGAGCACAACAGAACCCGGTTGCTTGAGCAGCTAGGTGGTTCAGTCAGGTTGGGTTTGGGGATTACAGCTTGATAAAATAGCAATGAGTAAGATGTACATATAAAGACGAGAGAGAAAGGTCGTAAATAGGGGATTGAGTTTTCTTCTTATGGATCTGTTGCATGCAAACCAGAAACAAGTTTAGATATTTCTGATGTAAAACTTTAGAAATTTTTATGAACAAGACTTTCTTGCCAAATGTAAAGGGTAAAGACTCATTCCTTCGTCCCAAAGCTTGTGGAGGTCATCCTTATTGCTTTTAAACTTGAGAAACCTGCTTGTATTACAAGCCATGGATGCAATGTTAAAGATTGAACCCTGTTATATCTCAGTCCTGTTAAATCATCTCAGATGTTGTTTTTCAAAACCAAAGCACCTTCTTTCTTTGCAGGATGAGTCAGATGTTGTTTTCAGGGCTGCAACGGGCAAATGGCGTGCTGTTGTGGTAGAGATATCCAGAATGCAGAAGACCGGCCGCCCTGTGCTTGTTGGTACAACTAGTGTTGAGCAAAGTGATGCTTTGTCAGAACAGTTACGTGAAGCTGGAATTGCTCATGAGGTATGGTGTCAGTTCCATTCTCAAAGCAGTCAAATATTACTTTGgcccttattttttttaaattcgagCCATCTTCAACCTTCACAttctattagatctgatcaagAGATTTCAAATGTGATCATCAACCCTCATAGTTATCTAGATAtaagttattaaaaattatatcataaactTAAATCCAAAAGGGAAAAAAATCTTAAAAGGGCTCAAGTCAACAATGCCTTCTTTTTGGGTAAGTAGTGGACAAGAGGCattcttttttagattttaagAGATTTAATTCTGCACTAACTCCTGAAGAGTCTAGGAAAGAAACGGAATGTTTCTATAACAAATGTCTTGTTGAGTAGTTGTGGCAGCCTACATTAGCAATCAGTTGCTTTCATTCTTTGCTGAAAAACCAAGATGCCATTACATATAGTCGACCTATGACTCAAAATGCCTCTTAAACaggtttatttatgatgattgtcTGATGAAAAATGTTTGTACATCCATTATTTCCCAAGTAACTTCTCTTGAATATTAGTCAAAAATTGTGTCAGTTAAGAAGCGTAGATGTTAAGAGTTTGTTTTGGTCTAAAGATAATTTAAGGATTATTAGGAAGCTACTTAAGACTTGAGCTTAAGATTCCCATATTCTCATAGGAAGTCTTGAGGGAGCTGTTTTTATGGTGGTCTGCATAAAAAGGTAATTTGCCATGTATGTAGGATTGCATTCACCTTGATGATGTTTTGGCCAGTAGTGACCTTCTTGTCTGCCCTGTGGGGCCTTTCTTGCAAAAGGGAGTTATCTATAGCTGTTGGAGTTAAATTTGG
Above is a genomic segment from Elaeis guineensis isolate ETL-2024a chromosome 1, EG11, whole genome shotgun sequence containing:
- the LOC105040105 gene encoding protein translocase subunit SECA1, chloroplastic: MASSRLPIPTAKTTPLLSHKILPSERNFCWRTGIGTGFAGRKPRPTYDDFMASTASCGRARRQRVGVVRASLGGLLGGLFKGTDTGEAARQRYSETVALINRLEPEMSRLSDSELRERTSVLKERAQNNESLDSLLPEAFAVVREASKRVLGLRPFDVQLIGGIVLHKGEITEMRTGEGKTLVAVLPAYLNALSGKGVHVVTVNDYLARRDCEWVGQVPRFLGLQVGLIQQNMSSEQRRENYLCDITYVTNSELGFDYLRDNLAMSIEELVLRDFNYCVIDEVDSILIDEARTPLIISGPAEKPSDRYYKAAKIATAFERDIHYTVDEKQKTVLLTEQGYEDAEEILDIKDLYDPREQWASYVLNAIKAKELFLRDVNYIVRGKEVLIVDEFTGRVMQGRRWSDGLHQAVEAKEGLPIQNETVTLASISYQNFFLQFPKLCGMTGTAATESTEFESIYKLKVTVVPTNKPMIRKDESDVVFRAATGKWRAVVVEISRMQKTGRPVLVGTTSVEQSDALSEQLREAGIAHEVLNAKPENVEREAEIVAQSGRLGAVTIATNMAGRGTDIILGGNAEFMARLKLREMLMPRVVKPIEGVFVSVKKLPPPKSWKVNESLFPCELSKGTVSLAKDAVESAVKTWGQRSLTELEAEERLSYACEKGPTQDEVIAKLRDACMTIVEEYKVYTQEERKKVVSAGGLHVVGTERHESRRIDNQLRGRSGRQGDPGGSRFFLSLEDNIFRIFGGDRIQGLMRAFRVEDLPIESKMLTKALDEAQRKVENYFFDIRKQLFEYDEVLNSQRDRVYAERRRALESDNLQSLIIEYAELTMDDILEANIGPDTTKETWDLDKLIAKLQQYCYLLNDLTPELLESKCSSYEELQEYLRYRGREAYSHKTEMVEKQAPGLMKEAERFLVLSNIDRLWKEHLQALKFVQQAVGLRGYAQRDPLIEYKLEGYNLFLEMMAQLRRNVIYSVYQFQPVMVKNQQKGDNSPKKGSRGKEADTNTNPISAAQAA